A single genomic interval of Camelina sativa cultivar DH55 chromosome 11, Cs, whole genome shotgun sequence harbors:
- the LOC104728592 gene encoding protein CHROMATIN REMODELING 4-like, translating to MKDSGSEMINRDWVMKQKRRKLPSILDLLDQKVESSVAFDSPEYTSSAKPTKHRLRTDSTPERNSSKRKGNDGNYFECVICDLGGDLLCCDSCPRTYHTECLTPPLKRIPNGKWICPKCSPNSEALKPVNRLDAIAKRARTKTTKRNSQAGPKCERASQIYCSSIISGEQSSEKGKSVSAEESKSIGKEVYSSPMDGCSTADLGHASADDRPNSSSHGEGDMGKPADLSESKLSDTEKNHEAPVEKLEHASSEIVENKTVAEVETGKGKRKKRKRELNDGESVERLKTDKKRSKKSLSKVGSSQSTKSPESSKKKKKKNRVTLRSLSKSQSQTEIPEKVKVFVLGLIIPNA from the exons atgaaagattCAGGCAGTGAAATGATTAATAGAGATTGGGTCATGAAGCAGAAACGAAGAAAGCTTCCGTCTATACTGGATTTATTAGACCAGAAAGTGGAAAGTTCAGTGGCTTTTGATTCTCCTGAATACACCTCTTCCGCTAAACCAACTAAGCATCGGCTTAGGACTGATTCAACTCCTGAAAGGAACTCCTCTAAGAGGAAAGGAAATGATGGg aaTTATTTTGAATGTGTAATCTGTGATCTTGGTGGTGATTTACTGTGTTGTGATAGTTGTCCTAGGACTTATCATACCGAATGCCTAACTCCACCTCTTAAG CGGATTCCAAATGGCAAGTGGATCTGCCCTAAATGTTCCCCAAACAGTGAAGCACTCAAGCCTGTCAATCGTTTAGATGCGATTGCTAAGCGAGCAAGAACGAAAACCACGAAAAGAAATTCTCAAGCCGGACCAAAGTGCGAGAGAGCTTCTCAGATTTATTGCAGTTCTATAATCTCTGGAGAACAATCTTCAGAGAAAGGGAAATCTGTATCGGCTGAAGAGAGCAAATCCATAGGAAAGGAAGTTTATTCGTCCCCAATGGATGGTTGTTCAACTGCTGACCTTGGTCATGCATCTGCGGATGACCGACCTAATTCATCGtctcacggagaaggtgatatGGGAAAACCTGCAGATCTCTCTGAATCTAAACTATCAGATacagaaaaaaatcatgaaGCACCCGTGGAGAAGTTGGAACATGCTTCCAGCGAGATTGTGGAAAACAAGACAGTTGCTGAAGTGGAGACTGGAAAAGGTAAAAGGAAAAAACGAAAGCGTGAATTAAATGATGGGGAAAGTGTTGAGAGGTTAAAGACTGATAAGAAACGTTCGAAGAAAAGTTTGTCCAAAGTGGGTTCTTCTCAGAGTACCAAATCACCAGAGTCttcgaagaaaaagaaaaagaaaaatcgcGTGACTTTAAGATCCTTGTCCAAATCTCAGTCCCAGACGGAAATACCAGAAAAAGTGAAGGTAT
- the LOC104724946 gene encoding uncharacterized protein At4g15970-like, which yields MSSSSSSSSSTSCSSSSRSKSMDSGYVIGQKDVTRILILFLGLTASCLVLYKAAYPLQRLDLHKFSLIASPSPPLPNLNASEFSPETTKPKLSFREILENASTKNRTVIITTLNQAWAEPNSLFDLFLKSFLIGQGTQQLLKHVVVVCLDPKAFQRCSELHTNCYHIETSETDFSSEKVYNTPDYLKMMWRRIELLTEVLEMGFNFIFTDADIMWLRDPFPRLYPDGDFQMACDRFFGDPFDSNNWVNGGFTYVRSNNRSIEFYKFWHKSRLDYPELHDQDVFNRIKHMPFVSEIGIQMRFFDTVYFGGFCQTSRDINLVCTMHANCCIGLEKKLHDLNLVLDDWRKYLSLSEPVQNTTWSVPMKCLED from the exons atgagttcttcatcttcatcttcctcctctacttcttgttcttcttcttctcgcagTAAATCTATGGATTCAGGATATGTAATCGGACAAAAAGATGTAACAAGAATCTTGATACTGTTTCTTGGTTTAACTGCTTCATGTCTGGTTTTATACAAAGCAGCTTATCCTCTGCAACGACTTGATCTTCACAAGTTCTCTCTTATCgcttctccatctccaccaTTACCAAATCTTAACGCATCAGAGTTTTCTCCAGAAACA acaAAACCAAAGCTCAGTTTCAGGGAGATCTTGGAGAACGCGTCTACCAAGAACAGGACAGTGATTATAACGACATTGAACCAAGCTTGGGCAGAACCAAACTCTCTGTTTGATCTTTTCTTGAAGAGTTTTCTTATCGGACAAGGAACACAACAACTGCTGAAACATGTCGTAGTGGTTTGCTTGGATCCCAAGGCGTTTCAGCGATGCTCGGAACTTCATACTAATTGCTACCACATTGAAACCTCAGAAACTGATTTTTCCAGCGAGAAAGTTTACAACACTCCTGATTATCTCAAGATGATGTGGCGCAGAATCGAGCTTCTTACTGAAGTTCTTGAGATGGGTTTTAACTTCATCTTCACG GACGCAGATATAATGTGGCTTAGAGATCCATTTCCTAGGCTATATCCAGATGGAGATTTTCAAATGGCATGTGACAGATTTTTCGGAGATCCGTTCGATTCGAACAATTGGGTCAATGGTGGTTTCACATACGTGAGATCAAACAACCGAAGCATTGAGTTTTACAAATTCTGGCACAAGTCTCGTCTGGATTATCCAGAGTTACATGATCAAGATGTGTTCAACAGAATCAAGCATATGCCTTTTGTCTCTGAGATTGGAATCCAAATGAGATTCTTCGATACGGTTTACTTTGGTGGGTTTTGTCAAACGAGCAGAGACATAAACTTGGTTTGCACGATGCATGCTAATTGTTGTATTGGTTTGGAGAAGAAGCTTCATGATCTGAATCTTGTCCTTGATGATTGGAGAAAGTACCTGTCTTTGTCAGAACCAGTGCAGAACACGACGTGGAGTGTTCCTATGAAGTGTTTGGAAGATTga